GATCAATGTAGCACCAAATAAATGGACAGGATTGCGGGAGGAAACTTGTGAATCAGTGGggttttttacattcaatattatttcagtattctttttatttttcaacactGTTCTTTGGATGTTCAGAGCTTCTCCAAAGAAAAGGCAGTATTGGGAAGAAAACCACGGAACAGAGCAGAGATTTCCGTAACTCTCCTGCCCTGCAGATAACCTCTGATAATCCCAACTGGGACAACTTCAGTGTTTGGGCCTACACTCCCTCTGCTATAAAGGACTCACTGTATCAAGAaggaaaagttaaaggaatttttaacaataaatgtttgttaaactgAATTACACTTGAAAAGTGCACCTCTTAATTCTTAGCTTCTTTGAACTCCAATTTATTGCAAGGAGGAAATATTCAAGCCAACAATACTTGTCCTATTTACTTTGGAGCCCTTGGAACCACAGTTCCGGTTTTTAGCATATTTGTTAAGCAAGTGGGACTGATAAAGTTGTTAAAGCATTCAGCTATTAACCGTGCAAAACCAATACACAGTGTGATATCTTATCAACATTTCCAATTCCTTTCCCACTGTTCTGAAGCTGCAACAAAGCCTGGAGGCCAGGGTTTACATGAGTGAACAGAGGCAGTGTGTGCAGAGGCCCAACACTTGGAAGTCCGAGTGAGAATAACTGAAGGACGTTGACACATGACAGTAACAACCTTAAATCCTGAAGAGAGAATTTTTTACTGAAATCAGTGAATTCATGCCAGCAAAAAATCCCCTGGTCCCATGACACTATTTGAAGCCACTCTGCATTTCTAAGAAAATGGATCCAGCCTTGCATTTCTGGCAATAATGCTTTTTATTCTCCACTCAGTCTCACCAGTCCAACCTGCTCCTGTTGACAAAGCCATGCCCAGCTATGAAGAATGTATTTCTGGGTTCGTTCTGGAAATTACTCTGATCAACCTGtcatttccccccatttaaaATTTACTTGCAGATAAAAGAAGGGACGGGGGACAAGGGCAGGGAGATAAGGGGAAACTGTTGCTCTCAGCGAAGCGGGCGAGCGCCAGACACCACCTTCTGGCTGAAGAACGGGGTCTGCCAGGAGCCGACAGAGAACAGGGCTCCAGTCTGAGAGTGAGGGCTGCATGAACGAGCTTTGCCTTCAAGTTCTGTAAGTCagcatttagtttcttttttctgtaagaaTGGGAAGCATCTTAGAGCCACCTATGCCAAGTGTTCACATGGCAGGGGAACTTTATATAAACACTGAGTGACTCCCAGAATGAGCACCACCCAATATGGCTGAAAGAAGCTGTTATAAACTGAATATTTGTGCCCTCTgcctccaccaccaccaaaatTCATATGataaagccctaacccccagtgtaatggtatttggaggtgtGGCCTTTCGGAGGTCATTAGGTTTGAATGAGGTCATGAAGATGGGATTCTtacaaggagagggagagggagagagatctcTCCCTCTCTAGGAGCATTCACCAAGGAAaggccacatgaggacacaggaGGAAGGCAGCTATCTACAAACCTGGAAGAGGGTGCCCTCCAGGAACCTGATCttcaccttgatcttggacttgccagtcccagaactgtgagcaataaATGTGTGTTGGTTAAGCCatcagtctgtgatattttgttagaGCAGCCCTAGCTAAGACAGAAGCCCCACAGTAAGCTTCTTCTCTTTAATCTCCTTCTATATGTTTTCATGAGAATCTGTTTTTGAGCCATGGAGGAGACTGGAGCTGCTCCTACGATTTGGAGAACTGAGACCAGGCCTCCAGCGGGGAAAGGAAAACTTCATCTGTAGCAGAAACCTGTAACAGGTGAaactgtcctccctccctccctgagacctctgtcttcctttcctaTTGTCCTTCCACAGGCCCCTCAATCTGTCCTCTTGTTATGCCTGTTTCTCGCCAAACAGAGGACCCTGGTCTCCCTCATCTCAGTGCCTGGCAATCACCTGTCCCCTGTTCCCAAGGCGGAAACCAGGGAGTCATGCTtgactcctctctctccttctggtataAGCTATGCCAGTTCAAATCCTTCAGGAAGCAGACCCCAAGAAGAGATGAACAGTGCAAAATTTTATTAGGGGAAATGcctgtgtgagagaaaataaggaGGGAGCTGTGTGAGGCTGGGCAGCTGTAAAACCACAGGGTGAGTCTGAGAGAAGCTTGGGAGGAACTGTCCTAGGCTGCCTTGCCCAAGGCTCTCCTTCTTTCAGGAAAGTTCAGCAAAGCCATCAGGGAGTCCTCAAACCAAGGTCAGCCACTTATGGAGTCCTGTGTCTCCCAGGAGCAGGTCTACTTCAGTATTCTTGCTTCACAGTCGTGGCTGAGAGAAGCCTGTGGGAGGGATGGCCTGGGCACAGCTCAGTGGAGCATTTCACAGTGCAGCAGCTGGGGCCTTTGGTCAGGGATGCTCCCTCCAGTCACAGGCCTGGGAGGTACATACTCATAGCTGCCATAGTGCACCCTTTGGGCTTACACAGATATCCTTCTCCACATAGTTTTTGGGATCAGTGTTTCCTAGTTTCCACAAGCCCTTCTTCCTGAGGGAAAACTAATAAAAGAGGTTAGAGGGATCAGCTACAGCCCCTGTCACTGTAGTTGATCTCAGGGCTGCAACATAGCCTGCTCCCTCCTCCAATATCCATTCTGAATTCCCTTCACCCTCAGAGCTGCCTCAGCAGATGTTGGTAGTTTAGCTGGTTGTCCATACAGCTCACCTCCCTGAAGCCTGTGCCCTTGATAGTCATACCCTCTCTCAGTTCAGGGTTGCTGCACAGGCCTGTTCATAGTTATAGGCAGGGAAGGGAGCACCAGGAGACCCCACAGTGGACCTCTTTATATTCCTCCCAGCTGGTatgatataaaaagataaattatcagGGACCCCTAGGCACAAGAAGTCCAGCATGCCCTTCAGTAGTTTGTAATTCAATGAGTCCCTTGCAGTATTACCTGGCAAGCAACTAGTCTATCTGGGATCAGAAGTTCCAACACTGAAGAGCCCAGATTTGCAGGGACAGAAGTACAAAATCCTCCAATAGGTCATTAGGAGTAGCAATCAGTGGGGCCACTATCTATACCGCTTAGTTCCTGGGTCTGTGCACTGTTCCTATTAGGAACAGAGCAGCTTACATAGGTCTCTGCATTGATATAAATATTCTGTGTTTTGAAAGATGGGACCACATTTCTCAGAGTGTTTTCTCCAAGCTAACACTTCAGCTATTCCAGAAAGGCCATTCCAGACAGCTGCCCCTGGATGGTGGGATGCGTGAAACAACCAGTAGATCCTGAGGTCATGAGCCCACTCCTGCACCTTCACTGTAAAGTGACTCCTGCTCTAAGTCAAATGCTGTGCTTATATGAAGTTCTACATCAGTGGAGCAAGCATTCCATAACCCCAGGTAGTGCAGTGGCTGAGGCTTTGTGGACAGGAAAGGCAAATTCATACCCAGAATATTCATTCCTGTTGAGATGAACCACTGGAAGAGGCCTAATGTAGTCAACTACCTGGGCACCAAGTAGCCAGCCAAGGTCCTCAAGGACTAGCACCATTTGAAGGACTCAGTGTCGCTGACAAGTTGGACATTCAGAGGCAGAGAAGCTAGGTCAGTCTTGGGAAGGAGGGTCTATGCTGCTGGACCGCTGTGTGGCCTCTCTCTTGCCCCCACAGCCATTGCTTTCATGTGCCTATCACCCAGTTCTGGGCTGGTGACCAATTAGTTTTCAGCAGTACACCAACGTTCCTGCGAGGTTCTCACCACAGCTTTAATTGCACTTCTCTGATAACTAAGTTAGAGTTTGAGCAGCACTTCATATATAAGTTAACTGTCTGCTTTCCTCTTCCTGTTTAAATTTATAtctccatataaactttaaaatcaacTCATCTAgctccagaaaataaaacaaaaagcaaacaacaaaaaatgcattggtattttgattgagaattattctaaaattatatacTAACTTGAAAAGAATTGGTATCTAAAATGTTCAATCTATCTATCCAAAAATAAgagatgtttttcatttgttcaagtCTCCTTTTGTACTTTTCAGGTGTATTTTAAGGTTTTCCTCATATAAGTTTTGCACATTTCATGTTAAATGTTTTGTTGCTGTTTATATCCCATCACTCACTAGTAATTGTGTATGTGAAAATTATCAGGTTGTTATGTTAATTTTACATCTTATTATTTACTAccttatttgggtttttttttaagatatttatttttagagataggggaagggagggagaaagagagggagagaaacatcaatgtgtggttgcctcttgcatatcccCTACCAAGGACTTGGCCCTCAACCCAGTCATGtggcctgattgggaattgaaccagcgactctttggtttgcaggcaggcactcaatccaccaagccacaccagccagggcatatgtaCTTAGTttaatgtattagtttcagttttgatttctttgtgttttctacCTAAGCTATCAAGTCATCTGAATATATGATAAGGAAAAAAGATTCTGAGATgttctaaattattaaaaaacaaaacagctgcctgagaatgagagaaacagaagAGTTAGCCTCTTAGTAATAGCTGTGGGCCTGCCTGTAACTGCCTGCTCTGATGATTCCTGTAACCCCAGGAGCCTCTGCTTCTTATTTACACATCAACTTTCCAATCTGCTGCCCACTGCTAATCCACAGGAGTGGACACTTCTTTGAGGACCCTGAAGCACCTATCCCAGAACTAGCCCCACCTTCTCCTATTCCTTTGTCTATACCTAATGCCAATCCTATCAGAAAGGCTAACATCTTCCTCCTTTCTACCTGATGGATAAAAATGCTTGCAAAACTCCAGGACAATGGACATGTCTTTCCTACCTAGTCATGCCACTGGTGGTTTAGAGTCTTAAGGGGACCAAGAGCTTTGCCTTTTGGAACATTGATTTCAAGCtggtttttaagaaacaaaaaactcagaaagaacctttgaccctCCCTGCTTTCCTGCCTAAGAGATTAGAGAACCTTAATATAACCACTTTAGCATTAGACAGGAAGACTCTAAGCTGGAGCCTGTTGACCACCCTTCTCCCCATGTCTTTCTTTTCTGGATTGCCTAGCAAAAACCTACCTGCCATGTGTGTTCTGCTCTTCCTCAACCACCTGTACATCTTTCGCTCTCTTGGAAATCCCATCACTGGCCCTCCCACTTTCTCCTTTGTCCCAAATAACATATATGCCCAATTTTGTCCAGCTTTagaattttcatgcttatgtgacTTTCCcatgcacatgtattaaaatttgatttttctcctcaaTCTGTTAACTTGATCATTAGCCCTGCTAGAACTTAGATGTAGGGGGGCTCCATCCCACAGAGCCCTCCCAGCCACTGCAGAcaagaataaatctaccaagacatgatctgcttggggaggaaagatggccaaTCTCTCAGAGAAGGGCCTCAAGCctctttctcaatgggcttttattgggtttagtttgcacAGTAATACAGGGcatataggtaaagctcatcaatcattgtcaggcagtaatgatcaaggaatagataacattaaaaaaaactataagggcttattctgagtcagggtcaggtttattctgagtcagggtcagatagtgaCGCCaaaaggccataaaactttgggagacAAACTCATTGTATGCTTGGgcccttaacatttaaatgaaggtattcttagcaaagcaggtttcgcaagattttatgcattctttcttaggcttgattgccCCGGAAACcgttccagcacagggccataCCTGCCTCTAGCAGTTTCAGACAGGGGGATACAGGCAGCCAAAAGGTTAGGAGACTTTttagatagaatgaggactcacgCTATGACAAAGGAGTGAAGGCCCGTCACCCTTTTTCTGTAGTCCCCtgtccttccctgatggtcccTTAGTGACTatacctgtcttaggttgttcctcccttgaggaattttACCCGTCACTGACTATCCaaccatcctccaggggccaagcagggtgaagtaaaggggccAGCAGAGGCTGCGCCCCTGCTgagaggataagttttgtctctttagtggcttagggtcccaaggtctttttactcagccttagctatggggatggttacagcttctgaaaccaggcagggcagttcccaacactttgAAAGTGAGAgggaaaccaggcagggcagttcccaacacttagAAAGTGAGAGGGAAAGCACTATTTTTGTTACTCCTTACAACTCTATTCCCTAAGACTGGTCTCTTTGGCTAGCAATTGCCtaataaaccctttcttttaaaagacttCCAGCCATGgaggttaaaatattttaatacatgaatGTACCCCCTTTGCAATTCTGACTCCCCTCCTTGTTTTGTCTGATGGCACTTTCCATCAATACAATGTTAAAATGTAATGGAAGTAGCAGGTGTCCTCATCTTGCTCCTTGGCTGACAGTGATTCCCTGTTAAACAGACTAGATTTTgctattcaaaaacaaaaaacagaattgGCCCTTGAAATCTGTCAAAGTATCAGTCATGCTATATGAGCTGGAAATGTATAGATTGTtcgctaatattttattttttatttctattttatttaggaCTTTTGCATTAATATTATCTGTGAAATTGGCTTATTTTGTATatcattttaatcaaatttagGCCTCAATGTTATACAGTACTTGCTtcatataaaacaaaacttttcttcattttctgtatttttgaaaagtttacatAACATTAGGGATTATCTGGTCTTTAAAAGGTTTGGTAGTTTCTTCCTAAAACCATCTGGGCTAAGTACTTTAATAGCagtaatcttttttatttaatgttttatttattaacttttttagacagaggggaagaaagggagagagaaacatcaatgggtgagAGATATatagctgcctctcgcacaccccctactggggacccctggcatgtgccctgactgggaatcaaactggcaaccttttggtttgcaggctactgctcaatccactgagccacaccagccagggctgaaggggTAATCTTTAGATAACTTTCTCTATTCCTTCTACCTTCTATTGCTAATAGGGTAAATGTCAGAAAATTTGATTTTCACAGGAAATTAATCATTCATTAAtctaatttatatatattgtataaaGTTACACAGAGTAATCTTATGTTTATGTAAATATCCTGCTTCAGTGGCTAATTCTCTCATCTATTTTTTAGtatttgtgctttcattttaGTGCATAAGCTACACAAATTGtccatttcttttgagaatcacCATCTATTAGCTATTACTTACTTTATAGCTAATTATGTACTTTCTTCTTGTATCTAAATTAAGAGTTTCTGAGGAAAAATACTAAATGTCAGACTTTATGGGATTCAATTAAATCAGTGATGGTGAAATCCACAGCTTTTAAATAGCTCATATAAAGAATTAAAGTAGGCAAATTACGTACTTAAATAAGAAAGTTAACCAAAAAAGTGAAAggcaataaagataaaaatcccCAAATCCTAGACTGTTTTCAAGTCAAAAGCTGACAAAAGGGCAGCCATCTGTCCTGTCATTCTAGACTGTCTCCTGGACTTgcactgctgtgggatcctgagAGCCTAAAACAGTCTTTGGATTCCATGACTCCTGACCCAAAGTGCAGGGCGACAGTCTCCTCAGGCAATTCACCCAGAGACAGGACAGAGGTGGACTTTCTCCACAtagctctttaaaaatactttaatacagtcctagctggcgtagctcagtggattgagcgcaggctgcaaaccgaagtgtcgcaggttcgattcccagtcagggcacatgcctgggttgcaggccaggtccctggtagggggcatgcaagaggcaaccacacactgatgtttctctccctctctttctccttcccttcccctttctctaaaaataaataaataaaatctttttaaaaaataaaaataagaaataaaaaaaatactttaatactAGCAGCCATTGTGCAGCATGAAGGGCAGCATTTGTGCACCTCCATCCCTGCTCATAATTAACACTGAGCTGAACTGTGCCAGAAACAACCTACTCATCATGACATATGCATGCTTACTATAGTTACATTAAAATGAAGGCTAGGGCTGAAATGTAATGTGCAAAAGTCAAGAGAGCTATATTAATTGCACCACTTCagcataaaattttatgtttaccaATGTTcagtatttaaagtaattaatttCCTGAAATCTTATTTCCCATCTTCAATTTCACTTGACAGATATTAAGAGCCAACcagggaaaatatttacaataaatgaaaagaaaccatacataattatatatacaataatGACTTAgctttgtaaaacaaaatagaaatatgccatattttattaaccaaaataTTCACAGTAGTAGTAATTCcttggaagcaaaaaaaaaagccatgttaGCCATCTTTATAGTGCTGTCTTATAggagagtgcctggcacaaagtaggtactcaataaattttgctgaaaaaaaaagtgagcaatATCCATCTCCAAAAAAAGGATACTCAATCAAGTAAATAGATGAAATTTTAATAGTTTgtatctgaaatatataaaggCCTAAAGGCAAAATCAATTCTCTATGTAACTTCATTATTATAAAGTTAAGTCCTGAGTCAAAAACCCAACTctaaaaatatagtattaaaaatCATGTATCTACATATACACTAAGACAAATGAACTGTCTTATGCCGCATCATCATCATCTACTGCAGCATAGATGGCTTGATTcctccttttaattttctttctttgttcaggTTCATGCTCGTCACTCAGCCTCTTCAATGGCACTGCAGTTAAGTCCTTCCCATCTCCAGATTCCACAGCCTCACCAGGTTTCTCCTTTCTGCCAATTGGGGAGCCCAGCGTATCATCAGAAGAAACAAACATGGAACCTGGCAAGATCCTGACATCAGAGAAGCTTGCAGAAAAGTCAGAAGCTTGATCAGAAGAAGGTTCTAGGGATGTTGTATGCAGGTCACTATGTGTACTCACAAAACTATCTTCGTCTTCCTCTTCGTCATCTAATATTATTTCATCGGGATTAACAGAGGACAGGGCAGATGTGTCTGTGTTATATTCACTAGGATTTTCTCCAGAGTCATTACTCCCTGATTCATCCTGTTCTTCATATTCACCACACAAGTAGTGTTCTTCCTTGGCCTTCTGAAGACTGACATTAATGTCTGTGATGCCAAGTTTGGCACAGAACTCAGTAGTCTGCGGACTGATCCTATGAACCAGCTGCATCTGTGTCTGTGGCTTGCTTGGGTCATAGCAAGCAGCTGTCACACTAAAGTTAAGTGGAACTTGAAGGTCACGATTCAATTTTTCCAATACTTCCTTCATAGCTTCTTCTGTTGCACTATAATCCCACCTGTAAGAGAACAAAACAagggtattttatattttattggccTCAGATAATAAATGATGAAATCTAACTATGAACTTCAGGTgcaaggataaaaaataaaccatataTCTAAATTCCATTTagtaaaattataattcatttagTAAAGgaccattttgaaataaaaacaatcagtAGAAAAAGCTGTCTTTACATCCTAAAGCaagtacaaattattttaatatgtgaaCCAAATCTCCACATTACAGTTTTATGCACACTTAATCACTTACACACTTATTTGGGTTGATGTTCAACAATCCATTTTCTTATAAAACCTGAATTATTCTTATACTCATTTAACAGTGTTCCCcttaatcaaaataaaagggGGTGGGGACACAAAAACCTTACATGCGTGGGGAGAGCAAGTCCTAAATAAGGTCACACTTACTTACCTTGAATGCAGACCATTATTTTCAGGCATATTCCATAGGCGCCCAGTCACATTAATAAGATTGTTTGTAGCCCTGAGAATAGTGAGCCATTCAATATCATACTCCAAGTGAGTAGGAGCACTGGGGTCATGATCTATTTCTATTACCTACAGGAAGAAATtggtaattttcaaaaataatatccTATGGATTTCAATACAATAACAGTTAAAAGGAATTTAATTCAGTAGcctaaaaatattaatgtaatataaatatccCAAAGAATTCTTAGACAACATAAATCACAAAAAGCACTAATTaataattcagaaaacaaaaattaatttttttgtaattattggAAGAGTAAAACTATACttcaaagttattttgttttctttttacctgaAGAAAGTCTCTATGTGGTAAGCATTTGTCCAAGGCTAAAAATTTGGTTGCTTTGGCAGTCTGTCCTTTATCCTGGGCCTAAACAATACGAACCATGATTTAGGTAAGAATGTTAAAACATCACAGATAATTCATACATTGAATAGGGTGGAAATAATTTCTGTTACACAAAGTTTGTGTCAGTGGAACAACTGTTATTTTTCCAAAGCAAGTTAGTTCTATGCTCACTCATGCAACAATGGCACTTAAACTCTCTGGGTTTCAATTTCCTTACAAAAGTCAAAGCagaaaatgatgataataatgttAAGTCAAAGCATTTAACACATAAATTGAAGCATATAACAAAAGGATTAAACATAACAGAGGAGTTTAGAAGTAAATTGGCAGAACTCAAAGCACACAACTTTgaagaaatcacaaaagaaattGTCGTTACCTGGAGTTAGGCTAAGATTTCTTAGACACAACATCAAAGGGAGATGCAAAATATCCATagaatgaaatactattcaataataaaaatgaatgaaatactgatatgtGCTACGATATAAGTGAACctcaaaaacaatcaaatacaGGAACCAGGTTCGGAAAGGGCAAATACACAGAGACACAAGGCAGATTTGCAGTTGTCTGGGGCTGAGGTAAGAACAAGGACTGACAGCAAACAGACCCAAAGGATCTTTTGGGGTAATGGAAAGATTTTAAACATTATGTTGTGTTTGtacaaaaaaatactaaatgataCACTTAAactaataaattttatgtaaataatacaccaataaagctattttttgaAAAGTCAATTGTCAGAAAGAAACATGTAAGGGGTCACAAGCATAAAGGTCATATtggaagcagtaaaaaaaaatgactcactGAAAATAGTAAGGCACACGGAGGAAAAACTACAAGGAAACAAGCTGTGGGACGTCCTGCTGAGGACCAGGTATCAAAATTCCCCTGTGAAGAGGGACTGAGAGAGGTGGGAGGCACAGGGACTACGGCAGATCTTGGCTGCAGGGCGGTTCTGAAAGAAGGTCATCTTTGTGTTGGTGGCAGGGCTAAAAGAGGACACTGGCAAAGTCAGAGGAGGTT
This DNA window, taken from Phyllostomus discolor isolate MPI-MPIP mPhyDis1 chromosome 7, mPhyDis1.pri.v3, whole genome shotgun sequence, encodes the following:
- the DBR1 gene encoding lariat debranching enzyme; this translates as MRVAVAGCCHGELDKIYGTLALAEKRGSGPIDLLLCCGDFQAVRNEADLRCMAVPPKYRHMQTFYRYYSGEKKAPVLTIFIGGNHEASNHLQELPYGGWVAPNIYYLGLAGIVKYRGVRIGGISGIFKSHDYRKGHFECPPYNSATIRSIYHVRNIEVYKLKQLKQPMDIFLSHDWPRSIYHYGNKKQLLKTKSFFRQEVENNTLGSPAASELLEHLKPTYWFSAHLHVKFAALMQHQAQDKGQTAKATKFLALDKCLPHRDFLQVIEIDHDPSAPTHLEYDIEWLTILRATNNLINVTGRLWNMPENNGLHSRWDYSATEEAMKEVLEKLNRDLQVPLNFSVTAACYDPSKPQTQMQLVHRISPQTTEFCAKLGITDINVSLQKAKEEHYLCGEYEEQDESGSNDSGENPSEYNTDTSALSSVNPDEIILDDEEEDEDSFVSTHSDLHTTSLEPSSDQASDFSASFSDVRILPGSMFVSSDDTLGSPIGRKEKPGEAVESGDGKDLTAVPLKRLSDEHEPEQRKKIKRRNQAIYAAVDDDDAA